A window of the Astyanax mexicanus isolate ESR-SI-001 chromosome 22, AstMex3_surface, whole genome shotgun sequence genome harbors these coding sequences:
- the LOC125786945 gene encoding uncharacterized protein LOC125786945, which translates to MKSELISKCRSNGKGRPPLEGLNIDLCLKRSVINRHHYTSTQVLALPRFLRSQHSSLGTTTAFQGKMFSTQLIVTLLTTSFIAQITFTYDLQDTIKKLRDENAYLQHRLENITQALRELRNLILDHSKDGGFSGTSVDHKTEQLHAWNEWIRNGISAETHVMLQQAFCWSDLHSSADLWLPIHLCLILLSCNFLFNFLLI; encoded by the exons ATGAAATCTGAATTGATTTCTAAATGTAGGTCCAATGGCAAAGGACGGCCACCACTGGAGGGCCTAAACATTGACCTGTGCTTGAAGAGAAGCGTGATAAACAGACATCactacacaagtacacaagtacTGGCCTTGCCAAGGTTTTTGAGATCTCAACATAGTTCACTTGGAACTACTACTGCATTTCAGGGCAAAATGTTCTCCACACAATTGATCGTCACATTGCTGACCACATCCTTTATAGCACAGATCACTTTTACTTATGACCtgcaggacaccattaagaaACTGAGAGATGAAAATGCCTACCTTCAACACAGACTGGAGAACATCACTCAAGCACTGCGTGAGCTGAGGAACCTGATCTTGGATCACTCGAAAG ACGGAGGATTCTCAGGGACCAGTGTAGACCATAAGACTGAGCAGCTGCATGCCTGGAATGAATGGATTCGAAATG GTATCAGTGCTGAGACGCATGTCATGTTGCAGCAGGCATTCTGTTGGAGTGATCTTCATAGCTCTGCTGATCTATGGCTGCCAATACACTTATGTCTTATTCTTCTTTCTTGCAACTTCTTGTTTAACTTCTTGTTAATTTAG